Proteins encoded together in one Triticum dicoccoides isolate Atlit2015 ecotype Zavitan chromosome 7B, WEW_v2.0, whole genome shotgun sequence window:
- the LOC119338833 gene encoding uncharacterized protein LOC119338833, with the protein MMTSKFDKSFLLYIQSWPEIAKFQNKPFPLYDKLGDLYGGHIAEGNFNFTSTEVTKVSDGDLEVEREKTAFSFDLNQYGDDLHMYDDPRDAAPSDGPSDAAPSDGPRDDAPSDGPRGGAATSSNKHVKESKKGKKRDDPMVEVMAQYVEIKRKQAKEESALLVGAKNAQEFSISKCIAIFLNSVAEDEESDAVFLRSEMAELTQSI; encoded by the exons ATGATGACT TCTAAGTTTGATAAATCATTTCTTTTATATATACAGTCATGGCCAGAAATAGCTAAGTTCCAGAATAAGCCCTTTCCCCTCTACGATAAGCTTGGTGATCTGTATGGTG GGCATATAGCAGAAGGTAACTTCAACTTCACATCAACTGAGGTTACAAAAGTGAGTGATGGTGATCTCGAAGTTGAAAGAGAGAAGACTGCCTTCTCTTTTGACCTGAATCAATACGGTGATGATTTACACATGTATGATGATCCAAGAGATGCCGCCCCAAGTGATGGTCCAAGTGATGCTGCCCCAAGTGATGGTCCCAGAGATGATGCCCCAAGTGATGGTCCAAGAG GTGGTGCTGCTACATCAAGCAACAAGCATGTGAAGGAATCAAAGAAGGGTAAGAAGCGTGATGATCCTATGGTGGAAGTGATGGCACAATATGTGGAGATCAAACGAAAGCAAGCGAAGGAGGAGTCTGCTCTATTGGTCGGGGCAAAAAATGCGCAAGAATTCTCCATCAGCAAGTGCATTGCT ATCTTTCTTAATTCTGTCGCCGAAGATGAAGAGAGTGATGCAGTGTTTCTTCGGAGCGAAATGGCAGAGTTGACTCAAAGCATCTAA